In one Parvibaculum sp. genomic region, the following are encoded:
- a CDS encoding multicopper oxidase domain-containing protein produces MRGWTSAILGAALLWVLPSAAPALAGEYHLTVDTVRLEVGGRTVEKMVINGGVPGPTLRLEEGEDATITVVNKTDETTSVHWHGLLLPGIMDGAPGFNGFMGIPPGGSYTYTFPIRQSGTYWYHSHSGTQDQTVLGAIVIEPAKPSPFSADRDYVVLLGDITPENSDAVLRNLKADPGYYNYNKRTLLDFFRDARDAGLGATMKDRLEWGAMRMDPTDLADVTGYSFLVNGSTPAENETFLFRKGERIRLRLINGSAMTLFDVRIPGLKMTVVAADGNDVNPVPVDELRIGVAERYDVIVEPKEDMPYTLFAESIDRAGYARATLATSEGEAGPIPERRPRALLGMADMGLAHAGHDMGAMDDPGAVDHSTMDHSTMDHSGMGHAGAEADASETRLVGWASGFPPDARVLAYSDLRALRPNVDNSEPTRTIEMRLTGNMERYVWTLDDARFVEARPIRVRYGERVRLTFVNETMMAHPMHLHGMFFELETGSKDRRPLKDTVIVPPGQSVSVVLTAREVGGWPLHCHLLYHMASGMMTTFIVEPPETAESAITPDGAVVPIGVTKNGAAHGSHAGHGGM; encoded by the coding sequence ATGCGTGGATGGACAAGCGCCATCCTCGGCGCCGCGCTGCTCTGGGTGCTGCCCAGCGCCGCGCCGGCCCTCGCCGGTGAATATCACCTGACCGTCGACACGGTACGGCTCGAGGTCGGCGGCCGGACGGTCGAGAAAATGGTGATCAATGGCGGCGTTCCGGGGCCGACTCTGCGGCTTGAAGAGGGTGAGGACGCGACGATCACCGTCGTCAACAAGACCGACGAAACGACATCGGTGCATTGGCACGGGCTGCTGCTCCCCGGCATCATGGACGGTGCACCCGGTTTTAACGGCTTCATGGGCATTCCGCCGGGCGGATCCTACACCTACACCTTCCCGATCCGCCAAAGCGGCACCTACTGGTATCACAGCCATTCCGGCACCCAGGATCAGACGGTGCTCGGCGCGATTGTCATCGAGCCGGCAAAGCCATCGCCCTTCAGCGCGGATCGCGATTACGTCGTTCTGCTGGGCGACATCACGCCCGAGAATTCCGACGCGGTGCTGCGCAATCTCAAGGCCGATCCCGGCTACTACAATTACAACAAGCGCACGCTGCTCGATTTCTTCCGCGACGCGCGTGACGCAGGCCTCGGCGCCACCATGAAGGATCGCCTCGAATGGGGCGCCATGCGCATGGACCCGACCGATCTGGCCGATGTCACCGGCTATTCCTTCCTGGTCAACGGCAGCACGCCGGCGGAGAACGAGACCTTTCTCTTCCGCAAAGGCGAACGCATTCGCCTGCGCCTGATCAACGGCTCGGCGATGACGCTCTTCGACGTGCGGATTCCGGGCTTGAAAATGACCGTCGTCGCGGCGGACGGCAATGATGTGAACCCGGTGCCGGTCGACGAACTCAGGATCGGTGTTGCCGAGCGTTACGATGTCATTGTCGAGCCGAAGGAAGACATGCCCTACACGCTGTTCGCGGAGTCAATCGACCGCGCGGGTTACGCGCGCGCGACGCTCGCGACATCGGAAGGCGAGGCGGGACCGATCCCTGAGCGGCGCCCCCGCGCGCTGCTCGGCATGGCCGATATGGGGCTCGCGCATGCCGGTCACGACATGGGGGCGATGGATGATCCCGGCGCCGTCGACCACAGCACGATGGACCATAGCACCATGGATCACAGCGGAATGGGGCACGCTGGCGCGGAAGCGGACGCGTCGGAAACCCGCCTGGTCGGGTGGGCCTCGGGTTTCCCGCCGGACGCAAGGGTGCTGGCCTACAGCGACCTGCGCGCGCTTCGCCCCAACGTCGACAACAGCGAGCCGACCCGCACCATCGAAATGCGCCTCACCGGCAACATGGAACGTTATGTCTGGACGCTCGACGATGCGCGCTTCGTCGAGGCCCGGCCGATCCGGGTGCGCTATGGCGAGCGCGTTCGTCTCACCTTCGTCAACGAGACGATGATGGCGCATCCGATGCACCTGCACGGCATGTTCTTCGAGCTCGAAACCGGCAGCAAGGATCGTCGGCCGCTGAAGGATACCGTCATCGTGCCGCCGGGGCAGTCCGTGTCCGTCGTCCTGACCGCGCGCGAGGTCGGCGGCTGGCCGCTTCATTGCCACCTGCTCTATCATATGGCGTCGGGCATGATGACGACATTTATCGTCGAGCCGCCGGAGACGGCCGAAAGCGCGATTACGCCGGATGGTGCGGTCGTGCCGATCGGTGTCACGAAAAACGGTGCGGCGCATGGGTCGCATGCCGGTCATGGAGGCATGTGA
- a CDS encoding CusA/CzcA family heavy metal efflux RND transporter: MTIDVHTGPEAPRAPLLERIIAGSIRFRWGVLALVLLSAAIGVWSFQRLPIDATPDITNVQVQINTEAPGFTPLEAEQRITFPVETAIAGLPGLHYTRSISRYGLSQVTAVFADGTDIYFARQLVNERLQGARSQLPEGISPEMGPIATGLGEIFMYTLEADPDARKPDGTAYTPEDLRTLQDWVIRPQLRNTPGVTEVNSIGGFVRQYHVTPHPDRLSAYGLTMNEVVAALEANNANVGAGYVERYGEQYLIRIPGQASAIGDLQQIVVAHRAGVPIRIADIAGVDTGEELRTGAATENGREVVLGTVFMLAGENSRVVARAAAARLAEAAKALPPGVAAVAVYDRTDLVERTIRTVEKNLLEGALLVIVVLFLLLGNIRAALITAAVIPFSMLLTVTGMVQSKVSGNLMSLGALDFGLIVDGAVIIVENCLRRLGEAQRRLGRLLDRDERFALTASAASEVIRPSLFGVTIITLVYVPIFALTGVEGKMFHPMAITVVMALTAALLLSLTFVPAAVAMFVTGKVEEKDSRLMGWARWLYAPVLDAALKFRLSMIAGAVVLVVLSALAASRMGSEFIPNLDEGDIALHALRIPGTSLSQAIAMQQALEAQLAPFPEVERIVTKIGTAEVATDPMPPSVADTFIMLKDRSEWPDPRKPRAQLVAEMQAAAEAVPGNNYEFTQPIQMRFNELLSGVRADVAVKIFGDDLDELLRLGEAVEGVVSGIPGAADIGIEQITGLPVLQITPDRAALARYGLNVGDVQDVVSISLGGRTAGQIFDGDRRFDIVVRLPEDLRRDVDRIGRLRVPLPLSGQGPREFVPLENLAAIEIVIGPNQISREDGKRRVVVTANVRGRDLGSFVSELRDRMEVEFEIPSGYWVSYGGTFEQLISAAQRLQLVVPAALLLILGLLYALFRSWRDVAIVFSGVPLALTGGVAALLLRGLPLSISAGVGFIALSGVAVLNGLVMLSFIRQLRADGIGLDAAIRDGALTRLRPVLMTALVASLGFVPMAFNVGAGAEVQRPLATVVIGGILSSTILTLLVLPALYRLVHGKEARGAGGN, translated from the coding sequence ATGACCATTGATGTACACACCGGTCCCGAAGCGCCGCGCGCGCCACTTCTCGAACGCATCATCGCCGGCTCCATACGCTTTCGCTGGGGGGTGCTGGCGCTTGTTCTGCTTTCCGCGGCCATCGGCGTGTGGAGCTTCCAGCGTCTGCCGATCGACGCCACGCCCGACATCACCAACGTCCAGGTCCAGATCAATACCGAGGCGCCGGGCTTCACGCCGCTCGAAGCGGAGCAGCGCATCACCTTTCCGGTCGAAACGGCCATCGCGGGCCTGCCCGGCCTGCACTACACGCGCTCGATTTCCCGCTACGGACTGAGTCAGGTCACGGCCGTCTTCGCCGACGGCACCGACATCTATTTCGCCCGCCAGCTGGTCAACGAACGGCTGCAGGGCGCGCGCAGCCAGCTGCCGGAAGGCATCAGCCCGGAAATGGGCCCCATCGCGACGGGTCTCGGCGAGATCTTCATGTACACGCTGGAGGCAGACCCCGACGCGCGCAAACCGGACGGCACCGCCTACACGCCCGAAGACTTGAGGACGTTGCAGGACTGGGTCATCCGTCCGCAGCTCCGGAACACGCCGGGCGTCACCGAGGTCAACAGCATCGGCGGTTTCGTGCGCCAGTATCATGTGACGCCCCATCCGGACCGGCTGTCGGCCTATGGCCTGACGATGAACGAGGTCGTCGCCGCGCTCGAGGCCAACAACGCCAATGTCGGCGCCGGCTATGTGGAACGCTACGGCGAACAATATCTGATCCGCATTCCCGGACAGGCATCGGCGATCGGGGATCTGCAGCAGATCGTCGTCGCCCATCGCGCCGGTGTGCCGATCCGCATCGCCGATATTGCCGGCGTCGATACGGGCGAGGAATTGCGCACGGGGGCGGCAACCGAGAACGGCCGCGAGGTGGTTCTCGGGACGGTCTTCATGCTGGCGGGCGAGAACAGCCGCGTCGTGGCCCGTGCCGCGGCCGCGCGGCTTGCCGAGGCGGCGAAGGCCCTGCCGCCCGGGGTCGCGGCCGTCGCGGTCTATGACCGCACCGACCTCGTCGAACGCACGATCCGGACGGTGGAAAAGAACCTTCTGGAGGGTGCGCTGCTCGTCATCGTGGTGCTCTTCCTGCTGCTCGGCAATATCCGCGCGGCCCTGATCACGGCCGCCGTCATTCCCTTCTCGATGCTGCTGACGGTCACCGGCATGGTCCAGTCGAAGGTCTCCGGCAATCTGATGAGCCTCGGCGCGCTCGATTTCGGGCTGATTGTCGACGGCGCGGTCATCATCGTCGAGAACTGCCTGCGCCGGCTGGGCGAGGCGCAGCGCCGCCTGGGGCGGCTGCTCGACCGCGACGAGCGGTTTGCGCTGACGGCATCCGCCGCCAGCGAGGTCATCCGGCCCTCGCTGTTCGGCGTGACGATCATCACCCTTGTCTATGTCCCGATCTTCGCGCTTACCGGCGTCGAGGGAAAGATGTTCCATCCGATGGCGATCACCGTCGTCATGGCGTTGACGGCCGCGCTGCTGTTGTCGCTGACTTTCGTCCCGGCGGCCGTTGCCATGTTCGTCACCGGAAAGGTCGAGGAAAAGGACAGCCGGTTGATGGGCTGGGCGCGGTGGCTCTATGCCCCGGTCCTCGATGCGGCCCTGAAATTCCGTCTCTCGATGATCGCCGGCGCGGTCGTCCTGGTGGTCCTGTCGGCACTGGCGGCGAGCCGGATGGGCTCGGAGTTCATCCCCAATCTCGACGAAGGCGATATCGCGCTCCATGCCCTGCGCATTCCGGGAACGAGCCTCAGCCAGGCGATCGCGATGCAGCAGGCGCTCGAGGCGCAACTTGCGCCCTTTCCGGAAGTCGAACGGATCGTGACCAAGATCGGCACCGCCGAAGTGGCGACCGATCCGATGCCGCCCTCGGTCGCCGACACCTTCATCATGCTGAAGGATCGCAGCGAATGGCCGGACCCGCGAAAGCCGCGCGCGCAGCTCGTGGCGGAAATGCAGGCAGCCGCCGAAGCCGTTCCGGGCAACAATTACGAATTCACCCAGCCGATCCAGATGCGCTTCAACGAGCTTCTGTCCGGTGTCCGGGCGGATGTCGCGGTCAAGATATTCGGCGACGATCTCGATGAATTGTTGCGTCTGGGCGAGGCGGTCGAGGGCGTGGTGAGCGGCATCCCCGGTGCCGCCGATATCGGCATCGAGCAGATCACCGGCTTGCCGGTGCTGCAGATCACGCCCGACCGCGCGGCGCTGGCGCGCTACGGTCTCAATGTCGGCGATGTCCAGGACGTCGTGTCGATATCGCTCGGCGGCCGGACGGCCGGACAGATATTCGATGGCGACAGGCGGTTCGACATCGTCGTGCGCCTGCCCGAGGACCTGCGGCGCGATGTCGACCGGATCGGACGCTTGCGCGTGCCGCTGCCGCTGTCGGGGCAGGGCCCGCGCGAATTCGTGCCGCTCGAAAACCTGGCGGCCATCGAGATCGTGATCGGTCCCAACCAGATCAGCCGCGAGGACGGCAAGCGAAGGGTCGTCGTCACCGCCAATGTCCGCGGCCGCGATCTTGGTTCCTTCGTGAGCGAGTTGCGCGACCGCATGGAGGTGGAATTCGAGATCCCGTCCGGCTACTGGGTCAGCTATGGCGGCACATTCGAACAGCTGATATCGGCGGCGCAGCGCCTGCAGCTGGTCGTGCCGGCCGCCTTGCTGCTGATTCTGGGCTTGCTCTATGCCCTGTTCCGGTCATGGCGCGACGTCGCGATCGTCTTTTCCGGCGTGCCGCTGGCGCTGACCGGCGGCGTCGCGGCCTTGCTGTTGCGCGGCCTGCCGCTCTCGATCTCGGCCGGCGTCGGCTTCATCGCCCTGTCGGGCGTTGCGGTCCTCAACGGCCTGGTGATGCTGAGCTTCATCCGTCAGCTTCGCGCCGACGGCATCGGTCTCGACGCCGCGATCCGCGACGGCGCGCTGACACGCTTGCGGCCGGTGCTGATGACGGCGCTTGTCGCCAGCCTCGGCTTTGTGCCGATGGCCTTCAATGTCGGCGCCGGCGCTGAGGTCCAGCGGCCGCTCGCAACCGTCGTCATCGGGGGCATCTTGTCCTCGACGATACTGACATTGCTGGTGCTGCCCGCGCTCTACCGGCTTGTGCATGGGAAGGAGGCGCGAGGGGCTGGTGGGAATTGA
- a CDS encoding efflux RND transporter periplasmic adaptor subunit — translation MTHALVGRLLAAFATLVLIAGCDDSPSSGHGHGHEISADQEYERGPHRGRMLRDDDFALEITIFEDGADPEFRVYAYRADKPIAPADVDLGIELHRLGGRVDRFEFAPQEDYLRGDGVVVEPHSFDVRVRAVEDGREYEWSYDSYEGRTIISAEAASAGGIETEIAGPATVSHLVDLAGRIEIVPEGRSEIRAQYPGRILEMRAELGQAVRAGQVLARIEASHSLRAYAVLAPMNGVVVAKTANTGDLAGDRPMLVVADPTRLHAELLVYPRDAERIRVGQTADIRGLSNEARTTGQVEVVLPAADGNSQALVAHVALPPSAAAHFRPGMSVEGAVAVASEDVPLAVRTRALQRFRDFTVVYARVGDTYEVRMLELGRRTPEWTEVLGGLESGTEYVTDGAFLIRADIEKSGASHDH, via the coding sequence ATGACTCATGCCCTTGTCGGCCGCCTGCTGGCGGCGTTCGCAACACTCGTGCTGATTGCGGGCTGCGACGATTCTCCTTCTTCCGGCCATGGCCATGGCCACGAAATCTCGGCGGATCAGGAGTATGAACGTGGTCCCCATCGCGGCCGGATGCTCCGCGACGATGATTTCGCGCTGGAAATCACCATCTTCGAGGATGGCGCCGATCCGGAGTTCCGTGTCTATGCCTACCGGGCGGACAAGCCCATCGCCCCGGCCGATGTCGATCTCGGGATCGAACTGCACCGCCTCGGCGGGCGGGTCGATCGCTTCGAATTCGCGCCGCAGGAAGACTATTTGCGCGGCGACGGCGTCGTCGTCGAGCCGCATTCCTTCGATGTGCGCGTCCGTGCGGTCGAAGACGGCCGCGAATACGAATGGTCCTACGATTCCTATGAGGGACGGACGATCATTTCGGCGGAAGCCGCAAGCGCCGGCGGAATCGAAACCGAAATCGCCGGCCCCGCAACCGTTAGCCATCTCGTCGATCTTGCGGGACGGATCGAAATCGTACCGGAAGGCCGGAGCGAGATTCGCGCTCAATATCCCGGCCGCATCCTGGAAATGCGGGCCGAACTGGGGCAGGCCGTGCGCGCGGGACAGGTTCTTGCCCGCATCGAGGCCAGTCACAGTCTTCGGGCCTATGCGGTCCTTGCACCGATGAACGGCGTGGTCGTCGCGAAAACCGCCAATACCGGCGACCTGGCGGGCGACCGTCCGATGCTTGTCGTCGCCGATCCGACACGGCTGCATGCCGAGCTTCTTGTCTATCCCCGCGATGCCGAAAGGATCCGGGTTGGTCAGACCGCCGACATTCGCGGTCTCTCGAACGAGGCCCGGACGACGGGCCAGGTCGAAGTCGTGCTGCCCGCCGCCGACGGCAACAGCCAGGCACTTGTTGCTCATGTCGCTCTGCCGCCGTCGGCCGCAGCGCATTTCCGTCCCGGCATGAGCGTGGAAGGCGCCGTCGCGGTGGCGTCGGAGGACGTGCCGCTTGCCGTCCGCACCCGCGCACTGCAGCGCTTCCGCGACTTCACCGTCGTCTATGCGAGGGTCGGCGACACCTATGAGGTGCGCATGCTTGAACTCGGGCGGCGCACGCCCGAATGGACCGAGGTTCTGGGCGGGCTTGAATCCGGCACGGAATATGTGACCGACGGCGCATTCCTGATCCGCGCCGATATCGAGAAGTCGGGAGCCAGCCATGACCATTGA
- a CDS encoding TolC family protein encodes MPLIRDARRLALYRLALSFGIAFLALFPATDVNAQPQTLTLSDVLARTIDFDPTARAGAARIRAAEAHLDQAGTRPNPVLGVEMEDFGGSGNYSRFDETSTTLYYEELWERGGKRKARTDIAGAELAQAERRRIASLLDLAAEVQSAWVEALAAQAAAALADDRLVAVKQLEGEFRRRAERALDPQFVHERVLATLSQAQIDSEQAARSARAARATLASYWGGDGDFRLDETGFTRLTAREPRDDDSADLALLTAARETAAARVRFERANSVQDVSLRAGLRHFSADDDVAVVFGVSIPLGVYDTNRGNIERAQAEQLAAEIDIAAARNRRQREIDRLTAARSAGADEIGRLDAEVLPRLERAAALVREGFNRGGTAFTLLEVTEAQRALTDARSRRIELLRRFHLDGARLDRLSDSHVSLLSNTEHKQ; translated from the coding sequence ATGCCGCTCATCCGCGATGCGCGCCGTCTGGCGCTCTACCGGCTTGCGTTGTCGTTCGGTATCGCCTTTCTCGCCCTGTTCCCGGCGACCGACGTCAACGCACAGCCTCAAACGCTGACCTTGTCCGATGTTCTCGCACGGACGATCGACTTCGACCCGACGGCGAGAGCCGGTGCCGCACGTATTCGGGCTGCCGAGGCCCATCTCGACCAGGCCGGCACGCGGCCCAATCCGGTTCTCGGTGTCGAAATGGAGGATTTCGGCGGATCGGGCAATTATTCGCGTTTCGATGAGACGTCGACCACGCTTTATTACGAGGAGCTGTGGGAGCGTGGCGGCAAAAGAAAGGCCCGAACGGATATCGCCGGGGCGGAACTGGCGCAGGCGGAAAGGCGAAGGATCGCCAGTCTTCTCGATCTGGCCGCCGAAGTGCAGTCTGCCTGGGTCGAAGCCCTTGCAGCGCAGGCAGCGGCGGCGCTTGCGGACGACCGTCTCGTGGCGGTCAAGCAGCTGGAAGGCGAGTTTCGGCGCCGCGCCGAGCGGGCGCTCGATCCGCAGTTCGTGCATGAGCGCGTCCTTGCAACGCTCTCTCAGGCGCAGATCGACAGCGAGCAGGCAGCCCGGAGTGCGCGGGCGGCCCGCGCGACGCTCGCCTCCTATTGGGGCGGGGACGGGGATTTCCGGCTGGACGAGACCGGGTTCACCCGGCTCACGGCGCGCGAGCCGCGCGACGATGATTCCGCGGATCTCGCGCTCCTGACGGCGGCGCGTGAGACGGCGGCCGCGCGTGTCCGCTTTGAGAGGGCCAACAGCGTCCAGGATGTTTCGTTGCGCGCGGGACTTCGTCACTTCTCGGCCGATGACGATGTTGCGGTGGTTTTCGGGGTTTCGATCCCTCTCGGTGTTTACGACACCAATCGGGGCAATATCGAGCGGGCCCAGGCCGAACAGCTGGCGGCGGAGATCGATATTGCCGCGGCGCGGAACAGGCGGCAGCGCGAGATCGATCGCCTGACCGCCGCGCGATCCGCCGGTGCCGATGAAATCGGCCGGCTCGATGCCGAGGTTCTTCCCCGGCTCGAACGGGCGGCGGCGCTGGTCCGCGAAGGGTTCAACCGGGGCGGCACCGCCTTCACGCTGCTTGAGGTAACGGAAGCCCAACGCGCCCTGACCGATGCCCGTTCCCGCCGGATCGAACTGCTCCGCCGTTTTCATCTCGACGGCGCGCGCCTCGATCGCCTGAGCGACAGCCATGTTTCCCTCCTTTCCAATACAGAGCACAAGCAATGA
- a CDS encoding IS3 family transposase (programmed frameshift) — MKKTKFSEQQIAFVLRQVEEGTTVGEVCRKAGISEATYYNWRKKYGGLMPSEMKRLKQLEEENQRLKKLVADLSLDKEMLQDVIRPKNLRPARKRRLVDHVRSVWQVSIRRACQAVPVDRSTYHYRSKRDDPTALKQRIREIAETRVRYGYRRIHVLLQREGWQVNAKRVCRLYREMGLQLRNKSPKRRVKAKLREGRSPAQEPNQVWAMDFVHDQLFDGKKIRVLTVVDTFTRFSPAIDVRFSYKGADVVDTLERAARQAGYPKTIRLDNGPEFISRELDLWAFMRGVTLDFSRPGKPTDNAFIESLNGKFRAECLNANWFLSLDEARSKCEAWRRDYNEVRPHSAIGNEVPIRLHLPAGNPGQPAVR; from the exons ATGAAGAAGACGAAGTTCAGCGAGCAGCAGATAGCGTTCGTTTTGCGCCAGGTAGAGGAAGGGACGACGGTCGGGGAGGTCTGCCGGAAGGCGGGGATTTCCGAAGCGACCTATTACAACTGGCGCAAGAAGTATGGCGGTCTGATGCCATCGGAGATGAAGCGCCTGAAGCAGCTTGAGGAGGAGAACCAGCGGCTGAAGAAGCTGGTGGCTGACCTCTCTCTGGACAAGGAGATGCTGCAGGACGTCATCCGCC CGAAAAATCTGAGGCCTGCCCGGAAGCGGCGGCTGGTCGACCATGTTCGATCGGTCTGGCAGGTCAGCATACGCCGCGCATGCCAGGCGGTGCCCGTTGACCGGTCGACCTATCACTACCGGTCGAAGCGTGACGACCCGACGGCACTCAAGCAGCGGATCAGGGAGATCGCGGAGACGCGGGTGCGGTATGGTTATCGCCGCATCCATGTTCTCCTTCAGCGGGAAGGATGGCAGGTCAATGCAAAGCGTGTCTGCCGGCTCTATCGCGAGATGGGCCTGCAATTGCGGAACAAGTCTCCCAAGAGACGGGTCAAGGCGAAGCTGCGGGAGGGGCGCTCTCCGGCACAAGAGCCCAACCAGGTCTGGGCAATGGACTTCGTCCACGACCAGCTCTTTGACGGGAAGAAGATCCGTGTGCTCACGGTCGTCGATACCTTCACGCGGTTCTCGCCGGCGATCGATGTGCGCTTTAGCTACAAGGGGGCAGATGTGGTCGACACGCTTGAGCGTGCGGCACGACAAGCGGGTTACCCGAAGACGATCCGCCTCGACAATGGCCCGGAGTTCATCTCTCGCGAGCTCGATCTGTGGGCCTTCATGCGGGGCGTCACGCTCGACTTCTCACGGCCAGGCAAACCGACGGACAATGCCTTCATCGAAAGCCTCAATGGCAAGTTCCGGGCGGAGTGCCTGAACGCCAACTGGTTCCTGAGCCTCGACGAAGCGCGATCAAAATGCGAGGCTTGGCGTAGAGACTACAACGAGGTCCGACCGCACAGTGCGATCGGAAACGAAGTGCCGATCAGGCTTCATCTTCCGGCCGGCAACCCCGGCCAGCCTGCCGTCAGATGA
- a CDS encoding helix-turn-helix transcriptional regulator, giving the protein MHARSLVARNLRKLRVRRGLSQEALAVDAQVDRTYVSRVERGLENPTVAVLERLAIALDIEIVRFFEKPKAGEREPETLKGGRKRR; this is encoded by the coding sequence ATGCATGCCCGGTCACTGGTTGCCAGAAATCTCAGAAAACTTAGAGTCCGTCGTGGGCTTTCCCAGGAGGCATTGGCGGTAGACGCACAAGTTGATCGGACTTATGTCAGTCGAGTCGAGCGTGGTTTGGAGAATCCGACCGTCGCGGTATTGGAAAGATTGGCTATCGCTCTGGATATTGAGATTGTTCGGTTTTTTGAAAAACCGAAAGCAGGAGAGCGCGAACCGGAGACGCTCAAGGGCGGCAGAAAGCGGCGTTAG
- a CDS encoding site-specific integrase, translating into MAEPDPSLGLIVRTNASCKIKGQSWADVPTLVWPDGIDEAASDWFRTVVVDYGVAASSAREYAKVIRPFLRFCRQRGRTWQSVDDEFLIAWREHLRRAQRVSIGRVNMSLKTIFAFYRWAEENRRIRFQVGIYAEDELPAQMAHVVFPISAKRGYTKGRLGRVYGSWTTPLTLSEPSQSAHVRHTPTEEEIRDLHEVAVERLHGERDSLMFSWAEEAGPRRAEFMRVGKSHMPTSDQLADLIERDEPWTVVVERKGGRSKPLHVPPDLLIRTLDYIQFGRRDIVSHCLKTFVGYREPDEIFLSSTTGMPLHLDSVTSIGRQTFRKAGVARASIHRLRARYAVRTIETLVDAIFDDGMVGSESSWIETILVKAAEMMGHSSSTSLRPYLTYVLNRRIRISDAAKAEKLATRLRQLELHENTLVRRLEHHKVLQKAARHLKAGRTAEASAILREIADQLY; encoded by the coding sequence ATGGCTGAACCGGATCCTTCACTCGGTCTCATCGTCCGCACCAACGCGAGCTGCAAGATCAAGGGGCAGTCCTGGGCCGATGTTCCGACGCTGGTCTGGCCCGATGGCATCGACGAGGCCGCCTCCGACTGGTTCCGTACCGTTGTGGTCGACTACGGCGTGGCCGCCAGCAGCGCGCGGGAGTATGCCAAGGTCATTCGACCGTTTCTACGCTTCTGCCGGCAGCGCGGCAGGACCTGGCAGTCGGTGGACGACGAATTCCTGATAGCATGGCGCGAGCACCTGCGCCGCGCCCAGAGGGTCTCCATCGGCCGCGTGAACATGTCACTGAAGACGATCTTCGCCTTCTACCGCTGGGCCGAGGAGAACAGGCGGATCCGGTTCCAGGTTGGCATCTACGCCGAGGACGAACTCCCCGCTCAGATGGCGCATGTCGTGTTTCCAATCAGCGCCAAGCGCGGCTATACCAAAGGACGGCTCGGTCGCGTCTACGGTAGTTGGACGACACCGCTGACGCTCAGCGAGCCGAGCCAGAGTGCTCATGTCCGCCATACGCCGACGGAAGAGGAAATCCGCGACCTGCACGAGGTCGCGGTCGAGCGCCTGCACGGTGAGCGGGACTCACTAATGTTCTCGTGGGCCGAGGAGGCGGGGCCACGTCGCGCAGAGTTCATGCGCGTGGGCAAGTCGCACATGCCCACAAGCGACCAGCTTGCCGACTTGATTGAGCGGGACGAACCTTGGACCGTCGTGGTCGAGCGCAAAGGTGGCAGGTCGAAGCCTCTACACGTCCCACCAGACCTACTCATCCGCACGCTCGACTATATACAGTTCGGACGCCGTGACATCGTTTCGCATTGCCTCAAGACCTTCGTAGGCTATCGCGAGCCAGACGAGATATTCCTGTCCAGTACCACTGGAATGCCCCTGCATCTCGACAGTGTGACCTCGATTGGTCGCCAAACGTTCAGGAAGGCGGGAGTTGCGCGCGCCAGCATCCATCGCCTCCGCGCCCGGTACGCGGTACGCACCATTGAGACGTTGGTAGACGCAATCTTCGACGACGGAATGGTCGGTTCGGAGTCGAGTTGGATCGAGACAATTCTCGTCAAGGCGGCCGAGATGATGGGCCATTCGAGTTCAACGTCGCTTCGGCCCTATCTGACCTACGTGCTCAATCGTCGCATTCGCATTTCCGACGCAGCCAAGGCGGAAAAATTGGCGACCCGACTGCGCCAACTTGAGCTGCATGAGAACACGCTCGTGCGACGTCTCGAACATCACAAAGTTCTACAAAAAGCTGCGCGCCATCTAAAGGCAGGTCGGACGGCTGAAGCATCAGCAATCCTAAGAGAAATAGCCGATCAACTGTATTGA